One stretch of Variovorax sp. TBS-050B DNA includes these proteins:
- a CDS encoding ABC transporter ATP-binding protein, whose product MNTASNPPRLAVSNLSTSFPTEDGLVRSVADVSFSIQPGRTTALVGESGSGKSVTSLTLMRLLPRTANAQVSGSAAFVTREGRTLDLLSIGEREMRALRGNQLSMIFQEPMTSLNPVFTIGEQIAESVRLHKGLDRKAAMAHALRMLELVEIPAAAQRVREYPHQLSGGMRQRVMIALAMACDPTLLIADEPTTALDVTIQAQILELMRRLQAETGMSILFITHNLGVVAHHADDVVVMYAGRVVERAPVRPLFAQPGHPYTQGLLACLPGKARLPGQPRPRRLFAIRGQVSSPLAPPPGCAFEPRCDLALPACSAAMPPLIDVQQGRQARCIRVQPAEPLARAA is encoded by the coding sequence ATGAACACCGCCTCCAACCCCCCGCGCCTCGCGGTCAGCAACCTGAGCACCAGCTTTCCCACCGAGGACGGCCTGGTGCGCTCGGTGGCCGACGTGAGCTTCTCGATCCAGCCCGGCAGGACCACCGCGCTCGTCGGCGAATCGGGCTCGGGCAAGTCGGTGACCAGCCTCACGCTGATGCGCCTGCTGCCCAGGACCGCCAACGCGCAGGTCAGCGGCAGCGCCGCCTTCGTCACGCGCGAGGGCCGCACGCTCGACCTGCTGTCGATCGGCGAGCGCGAGATGCGCGCGCTGCGCGGCAACCAGCTGTCGATGATCTTCCAGGAGCCGATGACCAGCCTGAACCCGGTGTTCACCATCGGCGAGCAGATCGCCGAGAGCGTGCGGCTGCACAAGGGCCTGGACCGCAAGGCGGCCATGGCGCATGCGCTGCGCATGCTCGAGCTGGTCGAGATACCGGCCGCCGCGCAGCGCGTGCGCGAGTACCCGCACCAGCTGTCGGGCGGCATGCGCCAGCGCGTGATGATCGCGCTCGCGATGGCCTGCGACCCGACGCTGCTGATCGCCGACGAGCCCACCACCGCGCTCGACGTGACGATCCAGGCGCAGATCCTCGAACTCATGCGCCGCCTGCAGGCCGAGACCGGCATGAGCATCCTCTTCATCACCCACAACCTGGGCGTGGTCGCGCACCATGCCGACGACGTGGTGGTGATGTACGCCGGCCGCGTGGTCGAGCGCGCACCCGTGCGGCCGCTGTTCGCGCAGCCCGGGCATCCGTACACGCAGGGCCTGCTGGCCTGCCTGCCGGGCAAGGCGCGGCTGCCGGGCCAGCCCCGGCCGCGGCGGCTTTTCGCGATCCGCGGGCAGGTGTCGAGCCCGCTCGCGCCGCCGCCGGGCTGCGCGTTCGAGCCGCGATGCGACCTGGCGCTTCCGGCCTGCAGCGCCGCGATGCCGCCGCTGATCGATGTCCAACAGGGACGGCAGGCGCGCTGCATCCGCGTGCAGCCGGCCGAACCGCTCGCGAGGGCCGCATGA
- a CDS encoding ABC transporter ATP-binding protein: MTAAASPLIEVRGLKKYFGSGDRPVRAVDDVSFAIQPGETLGLVGESGSGKSTIGRTVLRLLERTGGEVRYRGDDIGALSGERMRRLRSKLQIIFQDPYASLNPKMRIGAILGEALSTHGLHKGAAAREKRIAELLETVGLRAEHASRFPHEFSGGQRQRIGVARALAVEPEFIVADEPLSALDVSIQSQVINLLADLRERLGLTMLFISHDLDVVEYLCDRVVVLYLGKVMEVASTDELFARPSHPYTQALLAASPKPDPETPTERIALRGDIPSPIAPPSGCVFRTRCPHAIDACAQTVPPLDQVSPGHYSACIRKELLSHIAA, from the coding sequence ATGACCGCCGCCGCTTCCCCTCTCATCGAAGTCCGCGGACTCAAGAAGTACTTCGGCAGCGGCGACCGCCCGGTGCGCGCCGTGGACGACGTGTCGTTCGCGATCCAGCCCGGCGAGACGCTGGGCCTCGTCGGCGAATCGGGCTCGGGCAAGAGCACCATCGGCCGCACCGTCCTGCGGCTGCTCGAACGCACCGGCGGCGAGGTGCGCTACCGCGGCGACGACATCGGCGCGCTGTCGGGCGAGCGCATGCGCAGGCTGCGCAGCAAGCTGCAGATCATCTTCCAGGACCCGTACGCGAGCCTCAATCCGAAGATGCGCATCGGCGCGATCCTCGGCGAGGCGCTGTCCACGCACGGGCTGCACAAGGGGGCCGCCGCGCGCGAGAAGCGCATTGCCGAGCTGCTCGAGACCGTGGGCCTGCGCGCCGAGCATGCGAGCCGCTTTCCGCACGAGTTCTCGGGCGGTCAGCGCCAGCGCATCGGCGTGGCGCGCGCGCTGGCCGTCGAGCCCGAGTTCATCGTCGCCGACGAGCCGCTGTCGGCGCTCGACGTGTCGATCCAGTCGCAGGTCATCAACCTGCTGGCCGACCTGCGCGAGCGGCTCGGCCTCACCATGCTCTTCATCTCGCACGACCTCGACGTGGTCGAGTACCTGTGCGACCGCGTGGTGGTGCTGTACCTCGGCAAGGTGATGGAAGTGGCGAGCACCGACGAACTCTTCGCGCGCCCGTCGCATCCCTACACGCAGGCGCTGCTGGCCGCGAGCCCGAAGCCCGATCCCGAGACGCCGACCGAGCGCATCGCGCTCAGGGGCGACATCCCGAGCCCGATCGCGCCGCCCTCGGGCTGCGTGTTCCGCACCCGCTGCCCGCATGCCATCGACGCCTGTGCGCAGACCGTGCCGCCGCTGGACCAAGTTTCGCCCGGACACTACAGCGCCTGCATCCGCAAGGAACTGCTCTCCCACATCGCCGCATGA
- a CDS encoding amino acid deaminase, with product MTANATNDFIDPLLDGGFKGYPRTQPPRRRSEIGAAGWNVLAGDLPLPLALLKREALEHNLAWMQSRVRAWGIDLAPHGKTTMSPQLFQRQLDSGAWGLTFATVTQLAVGVAAGARRTLIANQVVSDEDLAGIQLLLGAHAGLRVVFLVDSLAQLALIEDWSRRHPESVPFEVMLEIGVEGARTGCRTHEEAVALARGLRASDAVKLVGIETYEGQGATGASEPDTAYARALMDRVEAIARQCDTEALFETDEVLLSAGGSAIFDLVAGRLKPALGAPVRGLLRSGCYVTHDHGFYKRMVSAVDQRLGCDCGESLVPAMEVWATVQSRPEPSLAILAVGKRDISFDLSLPVPIARAARGALQPQGVPAGWKITALNDQHAYLRWEAPEEAEAPAVGDRVGLGISHPCTTFDKWHWMPIVEADYRISDAVAMHF from the coding sequence ATGACCGCCAACGCAACCAACGACTTCATCGACCCGCTGCTCGACGGCGGCTTCAAGGGCTACCCGCGCACCCAGCCGCCGCGCCGGCGCAGCGAGATCGGCGCGGCCGGATGGAACGTGCTCGCGGGCGACCTGCCGCTGCCGCTGGCGCTGCTCAAGCGCGAGGCGCTCGAGCACAACCTCGCGTGGATGCAGTCGCGCGTGCGCGCCTGGGGCATCGACCTTGCGCCGCATGGCAAGACGACGATGTCGCCGCAGCTGTTTCAGCGGCAGCTCGATTCCGGCGCCTGGGGGCTGACCTTCGCCACCGTCACGCAACTCGCGGTGGGCGTGGCGGCCGGCGCACGGCGCACGCTGATCGCGAACCAGGTCGTGAGCGACGAGGACCTCGCCGGCATCCAGCTGCTGCTGGGCGCCCATGCCGGGCTGCGCGTGGTGTTCCTGGTCGATTCGCTGGCGCAGCTCGCGCTGATCGAAGACTGGTCGCGGCGCCATCCCGAGAGTGTGCCGTTCGAGGTGATGCTCGAGATCGGCGTCGAGGGCGCGCGCACCGGCTGCCGCACGCACGAGGAAGCGGTCGCGCTCGCCAGGGGGCTGCGCGCGAGCGACGCGGTCAAGCTCGTCGGCATCGAGACCTACGAGGGGCAGGGCGCCACCGGCGCCAGCGAGCCCGACACCGCCTATGCGCGGGCGCTGATGGACCGCGTCGAGGCCATTGCGCGCCAGTGCGACACCGAGGCGCTGTTCGAGACCGACGAAGTGCTGCTCTCCGCAGGCGGCTCGGCGATCTTCGACCTCGTGGCCGGCCGGCTCAAGCCCGCGCTCGGCGCGCCGGTGCGCGGCCTGCTGCGTTCCGGCTGCTACGTCACGCACGACCATGGCTTCTACAAGCGCATGGTGAGCGCGGTCGACCAGCGCCTGGGCTGCGACTGCGGCGAGAGCCTGGTGCCCGCGATGGAAGTCTGGGCCACGGTGCAGTCGCGCCCCGAGCCGAGCCTGGCGATCCTCGCAGTGGGCAAGCGCGACATCTCCTTCGACCTGTCGCTGCCGGTGCCGATCGCGCGCGCGGCCCGCGGCGCCTTGCAGCCGCAGGGGGTGCCCGCCGGCTGGAAGATCACCGCGCTCAACGACCAGCATGCCTACCTGCGCTGGGAGGCGCCCGAGGAAGCCGAGGCGCCGGCCGTGGGCGACCGCGTGGGCCTGGGCATCTCGCATCCCTGCACCACCTTCGACAAATGGCACTGGATGCCGATCGTCGAGGCGGACTACCGCATCAGCGATGCGGTCGCCATGCACTTCTGA